The Dysgonomonadaceae bacterium PH5-43 genomic interval AGATGACAATAGAAAACAAGAAGCTATTTTATTTGATTCATTCTTAAGAGAAATGTCTCAATATTTTTATACTTACTCATCAACACTTAAAGTAAGAAAGCTTTTTCCTTATGTTAAGATATGGAGAAATACAGGCTTAAATATCTTGAAACTATTTTAAATGAAAAATAATAAATATGATTATCTGATTGTTGGCACAGGACTTTATGGTGCTACTTTTGCTTATTTAGCAAAACAACAAGGAAAAAAATGTTTAGTAATAGAAAAAAGAAAACATATAGGTGGTAATATATATTGTGAAAATATAGAAGGGATTAATGTTCATATTTATGGAGCTCACATATTTCACACATCAAACAAAAAGGTTTGGAAATTTATAAATAAGTTTAGTGAATTTAATAATTATGTAAATTCACCTTTAGCAAATTACAAAGGTCAATTGTTTAATCTTCCATTTAATATGAATACGTTTTATTCTCTTTGGAAAACTAAGACTCCTAATGAGGCTTTAGCAAAAATAGAAGAACAAAGGAATAAATACAACATAAAAAAAGCAGCAAATTTAGAAGAGCAAGCATTGTCGCTTGTAGGAGAAGATATTTATGAATGTTTGATTAAACATTATACAGAAAAGCAATGGGGTAGAAAATGTACTGAATTACCTTCTTTTATCATTAAACGTTTGCCTCTTCGTTTTACATATAGCAATAATTATTTTAATGATATTTATCAAGGAATACCTATTGATGGGTATAACTCTATTATTGAAAACATGCTTGATGGGGTAGAGGTGAAAACGAATACTAACTTCTTTGATGATAGGAATTATTGGCTAAATATAGCCGATAAAATTGTTTATACAGGACCTATTGATGAGTATTTTAATTATTGTTATGGACAATTGGATTATAGAACTGTTAGGTTTGAAACTGAAATATTAAATATGTCGAATTATCAAGGCAATGCAGTTGTAAATTATACAGATGCAGAAACGCCATATACTCGGGTTATAGAACATAAACATTTTGAATTTGGCACTCAATCCAAAACAGTGATATCTAAAGAGTATTCAGAAGAATGGAATCCTAAGTTAGAACCGTTTTATCCTGTTAATGATAATAAAAACAACGAACTTTATTTAAAGTATCGTAAACTTACAGAGGCTCAGCATAATGTGATTTTCGGGGGGCGCTTAGCAGAATACAAATACTATGATATGGACAAGGTTATAGAACAGGCTTTATTAAGATTTTCAGATGTCAAATATTAAAAAAAATATAGCATTTACCTATATTACACCTTTTCATCCAGAACGAGGTGGTATCGGTAGGGTTACACACAATCTCACTCTTGAGTTTAAACAAAGGGGATATAATGTTTTTTATCTTATTTATGATTCTGCAATTACCATTAAATACGATTACAATTACCCAGTTCCATTAACTTATTTTCCCTCTAAAGAATTATTGTCAGAAGAAAATATTTCCTTTTATCACAATTATTTAATTGAAAACCAGATTGATATAGTAATAAATCAATCTGGTAATTTTAGTGACTCAAAACTATATCTAAATGTAGGTAATCTAAATGTTAAAGTAGTATCTGTATTACATCAACCTCCTTGGATTTCTTATCATCAATTATGGGAAGAAATGTATCCATTAAAAAATAAATCTAAAATAGAAAAGTTAAAACGAATAGTTCGAATTATGCTTTATCCTAAACTTAAATACAAATTTAAACAATCTCGAATTAATCATTTTAATTTTTTATTACCTAGAACTGATTTAGTTTGTATGTTATCAAAAAATTATTATCGAGAGCTTTCTGAAATTTGTTCTGGATTTGAATATAAGTACGTTGCTATCCCTAATCCAAATACTTATGATGAACCCAAAATAACAATAAAGAAAAGAAAACAAATTATTTATGTAGG includes:
- a CDS encoding UDP-galactopyranose mutase (product_source=KO:K01854; cog=COG0562; ko=KO:K01854; pfam=PF03275,PF13450; superfamily=51971; tigrfam=TIGR00031) is translated as MKNNKYDYLIVGTGLYGATFAYLAKQQGKKCLVIEKRKHIGGNIYCENIEGINVHIYGAHIFHTSNKKVWKFINKFSEFNNYVNSPLANYKGQLFNLPFNMNTFYSLWKTKTPNEALAKIEEQRNKYNIKKAANLEEQALSLVGEDIYECLIKHYTEKQWGRKCTELPSFIIKRLPLRFTYSNNYFNDIYQGIPIDGYNSIIENMLDGVEVKTNTNFFDDRNYWLNIADKIVYTGPIDEYFNYCYGQLDYRTVRFETEILNMSNYQGNAVVNYTDAETPYTRVIEHKHFEFGTQSKTVISKEYSEEWNPKLEPFYPVNDNKNNELYLKYRKLTEAQHNVIFGGRLAEYKYYDMDKVIEQALLRFSDVKY
- a CDS encoding glycosyltransferase involved in cell wall biosynthesis (product_source=COG0438; cog=COG0438; superfamily=53756), which gives rise to MSNIKKNIAFTYITPFHPERGGIGRVTHNLTLEFKQRGYNVFYLIYDSAITIKYDYNYPVPLTYFPSKELLSEENISFYHNYLIENQIDIVINQSGNFSDSKLYLNVGNLNVKVVSVLHQPPWISYHQLWEEMYPLKNKSKIEKLKRIVRIMLYPKLKYKFKQSRINHFNFLLPRTDLVCMLSKNYYRELSEICSGFEYKYVAIPNPNTYDEPKITIKKRKQIIYVGLLVRNKRVDRLLKIWSEIYRDYPDWELILLT